From one Lycium ferocissimum isolate CSIRO_LF1 chromosome 7, AGI_CSIRO_Lferr_CH_V1, whole genome shotgun sequence genomic stretch:
- the LOC132065219 gene encoding isocitrate dehydrogenase [NAD] regulatory subunit 1, mitochondrial, with protein sequence MPRPGDGTPRPVTLIPGDGIGPLVTGAVEQVMEAMHAPVYFERYDVHGDMKIVPIEVMDSIRKNKVCIKGGLKTPVGGGVSSINVLLRKELDLYASLVHCFNLQGLPTRHHNVDIVVIRENTEGEYSGLEHEVVPGVVESLKVITKFCSERIAKYAFEYAFLNNRKKVTAVHKANIMKLADGLFLESCREVASKYPGIKYDEIIVDNCCMQLVSKPEQFDVMVTPNLYGNLVANTAAGIAGGTGVMPGGNVGADHAVFEQGASAGNVGNEKIMEQKKANPVALLLSSAMMLRHLQFPSFADRLETAVKRVIAEGKHRTKDVGGDSTTQEVVDAVIANLD encoded by the exons ATGCCCCGACCCGGAGATGGCACTCCCCGGCCAGTCACCCTTATTCCCGGTGACGGTATCGGTCCTCTCGTGACTGGTGCCGTCGAACAAGTCATGGAAGCAATGCACGCTCCCGTTTACTTCGAACGTTATGATGTACACGGTGACATGAAGATCGTGCCCATTGAGGTGATGGATTCCATCCGCAAAAACAAGGTCTGTATTAAAGGAGGCTTGAAGACTCCTGTTGGCGGTGGTGTCAGTTCCATTAACGTTCTGCTTCGGAAAGAGCTGGATCTGTATGCTTCCCTTGTACACTGCTTCAACTTGCAGGGCCTTCCCACTCGCCACCACAacgttgatattgttgttatcaGGGAAAACACTGAGGGTGAATATTCTGGTCTTGAGCATGAGGTTGTTCCTGGCGTTGTTGAGAGCCTTAAG GTGATAACAAAATTTTGCTCTGAGCGCATTGCAAAATATGCCTTTGAATATGCATTCCTCAACAACCGCAAGAAAGTGACCGCTGTGCACAAAGCAAACATCATGAAACTCGCGGATGGTTTATTTCTGGAGTCTTGTCGTGAGGTTGCTAGCAAGTACCCTGGTATCAAGTACGATGAGATCATTGTTGATAACTGCTGCATGCAACTTGTATCGAAGCCAGAGCAATTTGACGTTATG GTCACCCCTAATCTCTATGGCAATCTGGTGGCAAATACAGCAGCTGGTATTGCTGGAGGCACGGGTGTAATGCCAGGAG GTAATGTCGGGGCAGATCATGCTGTTTTCGAGCAAGGTGCTTCAGCaggaaatgtgggaaatgagaaGATAATGGAGCAAAAAAAGGCAAATCCAGTTGCCTTGCTTCTTTCATCCGCCATGATGTTGAGACATTTGCAGTTCCCTTCATTTGCAGATAGACTAGAGACTGCAGTGAAGCGTGTAATTGCAGAAGGTAAACACAGGACAAAAGATGTAGGCGGAGATAG
- the LOC132065220 gene encoding SEC1 family transport protein SLY1, with translation MALNLRQKQTECITRMLNLNQPVNAGGTANEEVYKILIYDSFCQDILSPLIHVKDLRKHGVTLYFLIDKDRKPVHDVPAVYFVQATHPNVQRIIADASKSLYDSFHLNFSSSIPRPLLEDLASGTINSDSIERISKVHDQYLEFVTLEDNLFSLAYKNCYLQLNDPSAGDKEIEEIIEKIVSGLFCVLATLAVVPIIRCPRGGPAEMVASLLDQRLRDHLLAKNNLFSEGGNFTSSFQRPILCLFDRNFELSVAIQHDFRYRPLVHDVLGLRLNRLSVQGEKGGMKSFELDRSDPFWMANWSLEFPEVAVEIEAQLNKYKKDVEEVNKRTGGNSGAEFDGTDLVGNTKHLMNAVNSLPELTERKQVIDKHTNIATALLGEIKERSLDSYAKKENDMMVRGVIDRSELIGALKGKGTKVDKLRFAIMYLISTESLPQSEVEMIETALRESEVDTTAFQYVKKIKSLNVSLASANSASRSNIVDWAEKLYGQSISAVTAGVKNLLSSDHQLALSRTVEALMEGKPNPEIDSYIIFDPRAPKSSSGMSNNHLKGPFKEAIVFMIGGGNYVEYGSLQELANRQQAVKHVIYGTTEILTGGEFIEQLALLGQKMGLGTSVATPAH, from the exons ATGGCGCTAAATCTTCGTCAAAAGCAAACTG AGTGCATTACGCGGATGTTAAATCTGAACCAGCCAGTGAATGCTGGTGGCACTGCGAATGAAGAGGTATACAAGATCCTGATTTACGATAGCTTTTGCCAAGACATTTTATCCCCTTTGATTCACGTCAAGGACCTCCGTAAACACGGGGTTACCCTCTACTTCCTCATCGACAAGGATCGCAAACCAGTCCATGATGTTCCAGCTGTCTACTTCGTCCAAGCCACCCATCCTAATGTACAGCGTATCATTGCCGATGCCTCAAAGTCTCTTTATGATTCCTTCCATTTGAACTTCTCCTCTTCTATTCCCAGGCCTCTCCTCGAAGATCTCGCTTCAG GCACGATTAATTCTGACTCGATTGAAAGGATCTCAAAAGTGCATGATCAGTACTTGGAATTTGTCACGCTTGAGGATAATTTGTTCTCACTTGCCTACAAGAACTGTTATCTTCAGCTGAATGATCCCTCTGCCGGGGATAAAGAAATCGAAGAGATCATTGAAAAGATTGTCAGTGGCTTATTTTGTGTGTTGGCTACTCTTGCTGTTGTCCCTATCATCAGGTGTCCCCGTGGTGGGCCTGCTGAGATGGTGGCATCGCTGTTGGATCAGCGGTTGCGAGATCATCTGTTagctaaaaataatttattctcTGAGGGTGGGAATTTCACTAGCTCATTTCAGAGGCCAATTTTGTGTTTATTCGATAGAAACTTTGAGTTGTCGGTAGCTATACAACATGATTTTAGGTATAGACCACTGGTTCATGATGTGCTTGGTTTGAGATTGAACAGGTTGAGTGTGCAGGGAGAGAAAGGTGGGATGAAATCATTTGAGTTGGACAGATCTGATCCATTCTGGATGGCAAATTGGTCATTGGAGTTTCCAGAGGTTGCTGTGGAGATAGAAGCTCAGTTGAACAAGTATAAGaaggatgttgaggaagtaAATAAACGAACTGGTGGGAACTCAGGGGCTGAGTTTGACGGGACAGACTTGGTTGGCAATACTAAGCATTTGATGAATGCTGTAAATTCCCTGCCTGAGTTGACAGAGAGAAAGCAAGTCATTGATAAACACACCAATATTGCGACAGCATTGTTAGGTGAGATCAAGGAGAGGTCCCTTGATTCGTATGCCAAAAAGGAGAATGATATGATGGTAAGAGGTGTCATTGATCGCAGTGAACTTATTGGAGCTCTCAAGGGAAAAGGGACTAAGGTGGATAAGCTGCGGTTTGCTATCATGTATCTTATCTCGACTGAGAGCTTACCTCAATCAGAAGTTGAAATGATTGAAACTGCACTTAGGGAATCTGAGGTCGATACCACAGCATTTCAGTATGTAAAGAAGATAAAATCATTGAATGTCTCTTTAGCATCAGCAAATTCTGCGAGTAGGAGCAACATAGTCGATTGGGCTGAGAAGCTCTATGGTCAGTCAATCAGTGCTGTAACTGCAGGTGTGAAAAATCTATTATCCAGTGATCATCAGCTGGCTTTGTCAAGAACAGTGGAAGCACTAATGGAGGGGAAACCCAATCCAGAAATTGattcttatattatttttgatcCTCGTGCACCCAAGTCAAGCTCCGGGATGAGTAACAATCATCTGAAAGGACCATTTAAAGAAGCTATTGTCTTTATGATAGGTGGTGGTAACTATGTGGAGTATGGAAGCTTGCAAGAGCTTGCCAATCGTCAACAGGCAGTTAAGCATGTCATATATGGGACAACAGAAATTCTTACAGGAGGTGAGTTCATCGAGCAGCTTGCACTGCTGGGGCAGAAGATGGGGTTGGGAACTAGTGTTGCAACACCAGCCCATTAA
- the LOC132065221 gene encoding uncharacterized protein LOC132065221, protein MGGVTFLKNRYWVVRHGKSIPNERGLIVSSMENGKLEQYKLAPEGIKQAELAGESFLKVLKEDNIPLENVRICYSPFSRTTHTAQVVASVLNISFEGPQCMVLDDLRERFFGPSYELKSHDKYPDIWALDEKDPFMQPEGGESVADVVTRLTNALINMESQFQGCTVLVVSHGDPLQIFQTILNAAKNYRGSCENDLVSRIQAVKIPSVLSQHRKFALQTGELRSVV, encoded by the exons ATGGGTGGCGTTACGTTTTTGAAGAATAGATATTGGGTGGTGAGGCATGGCAAAAGCATTCCAAACGAAAGGGGTCTCATTGTTTCCTCCATG GAAAATGGAAAACTTGAACAATATAAGTTGGCTCCCGAAGGAATCAAACAAGCAGAATTGGCTGGAGAGTCGTTCCTAAAG GTACTCAAAGAAGATAACATACCACTTGAAAATGTTCGAATCTGCTACTCTCCCTTCTCGAGAACCACACATACAGCACAAGTGGTTGCATCAGTTCTAAACATTTCTTTTGAAGGACCACAGTGTATG GTTCTAGATGATCTTCGGGAGCGTTTCTTTGGTCCTTCTTATGAACTTAAGTCTCATGACAAA TATCCTGATATATGGGCTCTAGATGAGAAAGACCCATTCATGCAGCCTGAAGGTGGAGAAAGTGTTGCAGATGTTGTGACTAGACTCACGAATGCATTGATTAACATGGAGTCACAATTTCAAGG ATGCACAGTGTTGGTGGTCAGCCATGGTGACCCTCTGCAAATTTTCCAGACAATACTCAATGCAGCTAAGAATTACAGAGGATCCTGTGAAAATGACTTGGTCTCAAGAATACAGGCAGTCAAAATCCCTTCTGTTCTTTCACAGCACCGGAAGTTTGCTCTACAAACAGGAGAATTGCGCTCAGTAGTTTAA
- the LOC132065224 gene encoding uncharacterized protein LOC132065224, translating to MKTFNDMAGQGQARSTPSGSSRNRARRQYRRVRRRGTHFHGREVIRNNVPRVTQNLLRDQRAIRREGEKKFKEFKAFKMSPNTSVPEHIELFLLKREELANFIEISDWEALAILVDSLREPWSGILVNIYHDFFLSQPFEVYVQELEVEWEIMNL from the exons ATGAAAACCTtcaatg ACATGGCTGGACAGGGACAAGCTCGAAGTACTCCAAGTGGGAGTTCCCGAAATCGAGCAAGGAGACAATATAGAAGAGTACGTCGTCGTGGGACACATTTCCATGGACGTGAAGTCATAAGGAATAATGTTCCGAGGGTGACACAAAATCTACTAAGGGATCAAAGGGCTATACGAAGGGAAGGAGAGAAGAAATTCAAAGAGTTTAAAGCTTTTAAGATGTCTCCTAATACTTCAGTGCCTGAACATATTGAACTTTTTCTGTTGAAACGAGAAGAACTGGCTAATTTTATTGAAATCTCGGATTGGGAAGCTTTAGCAATTTTAGTAGATTCCCTCCGAGAGCCTTGGAGTGGAATTTTAGTTAATATTTATCACGATTTCTTTTTAAGTCAACCTTTTGAGGTGTATGTTCAAGAACTTGAAGTCGAGTGGGAGATTATGAACTTGTAa
- the LOC132065223 gene encoding uncharacterized protein LOC132065223 isoform X2: MKMENSAILREWFDRVDTHKIGSITAIQLKSAFAIGNLQFPITVVQQMIRMCDFDQNGTMSFEEFVELNKFLLKALIKIGFRLDSPALYTVCESFDRNKNGKFRLDDFISLCIFVQSARNLFDSFDTTKQGRVTLDLNQFIYCTANCRI, from the exons ATGAAAATGGAGAACTCGGCGATACTGAGAGAATGGTTCGATCGCGTTGACACCCACAAAATCGGCAGTATCACTGCAATTCAACTCAAG AGTGCTTTTGCAATTGGAAATTTACAATTTCCCATCACTGTTGTCCAGCAAATGATCAG gATGTGCGATTTTGACCAGAATGGAACCATGAGTTTTGAAG agtttGTTGAACTTAACAAGTTTCTGCTGAAG GCCTTGATAAAAATTGGATTCCGCCTTGACTCTCCAGCATTATACACGGTCTGCGAG AGTTTTGATAGGAATAAGAACGGAAAATTCAGGCTTGATGACTTCATATCTCTTTGTATCTTTGTACAGTCTGCACG GAACCTTTTTGATTCATTTGACACAACCAAACAAGGCCGAGTGACTCTTGATCTTAACCAATTTATCTACTGCA CTGCCAATTGTAGAATCTGA
- the LOC132065223 gene encoding uncharacterized protein LOC132065223 isoform X1, translating to MKMENSAILREWFDRVDTHKIGSITAIQLKSAFAIGNLQFPITVVQQMIRMCDFDQNGTMSFEEFVELNKFLLKVQHVFSDLERGRGFLVPDDVYEALIKIGFRLDSPALYTVCESFDRNKNGKFRLDDFISLCIFVQSARNLFDSFDTTKQGRVTLDLNQFIYCTANCRI from the exons ATGAAAATGGAGAACTCGGCGATACTGAGAGAATGGTTCGATCGCGTTGACACCCACAAAATCGGCAGTATCACTGCAATTCAACTCAAG AGTGCTTTTGCAATTGGAAATTTACAATTTCCCATCACTGTTGTCCAGCAAATGATCAG gATGTGCGATTTTGACCAGAATGGAACCATGAGTTTTGAAG agtttGTTGAACTTAACAAGTTTCTGCTGAAG GTGCAACATGTGTTCTCAGACTTGGAGAG GGGTCGTGGATTTCTTGTCCCAGATGATGTTTACGAG GCCTTGATAAAAATTGGATTCCGCCTTGACTCTCCAGCATTATACACGGTCTGCGAG AGTTTTGATAGGAATAAGAACGGAAAATTCAGGCTTGATGACTTCATATCTCTTTGTATCTTTGTACAGTCTGCACG GAACCTTTTTGATTCATTTGACACAACCAAACAAGGCCGAGTGACTCTTGATCTTAACCAATTTATCTACTGCA CTGCCAATTGTAGAATCTGA